In Kineococcus sp. NBC_00420, a single genomic region encodes these proteins:
- a CDS encoding carbohydrate ABC transporter permease yields MATLTTTKPGGELKVRSTGRAPVNGRAETRTKLTLYWLGGTLAALVFLVPLLWSILRSFQSNDAIVSATPTLSALTQFTTENFKALFTGDADIVRAVANSLVVSVCTAVLTAVLATLAGYGFGRFHFRGRNVLFGLIVVTMMVPFQAIITPLYLQMNAMGLTDSRLGLVLFYSTVNLPFGVFVMRNAFENIPAEIEDSARVDGAGTMRALVSVLRPMLVPGMATSALFAFLASWTEFLGALTFLTDDKLYTLPLSLVNLQAGAYGAVNFGYLVAGAVVAMVPCVILYVALQRFYVAGLASGAVKG; encoded by the coding sequence ATGGCGACCCTGACCACGACGAAACCCGGTGGGGAGCTGAAGGTCCGCTCGACCGGTCGGGCCCCGGTGAACGGGCGGGCCGAGACCCGTACGAAGCTCACCCTGTACTGGCTCGGCGGAACCCTTGCGGCCCTGGTGTTCCTGGTGCCGTTGCTGTGGTCGATCCTGCGGTCGTTCCAGAGCAACGACGCGATCGTCTCGGCCACCCCGACGCTGTCCGCCCTGACGCAGTTCACGACCGAGAACTTCAAGGCGCTGTTCACCGGCGACGCCGACATCGTCCGCGCCGTCGCCAACAGCCTGGTCGTCTCGGTCTGCACGGCGGTGCTGACCGCGGTCCTGGCCACGCTGGCCGGCTACGGGTTCGGCCGGTTCCACTTCCGTGGTCGCAACGTCCTGTTCGGGTTGATCGTGGTGACGATGATGGTGCCCTTCCAGGCCATCATCACCCCGCTCTACCTGCAGATGAACGCCATGGGTCTCACGGACTCCCGCCTGGGGCTGGTGCTGTTCTACTCGACGGTCAACCTGCCGTTCGGGGTGTTCGTGATGCGGAACGCGTTCGAGAACATCCCGGCCGAGATCGAGGACTCCGCCCGCGTCGACGGCGCCGGGACCATGCGCGCGCTGGTGTCGGTGCTGCGCCCCATGCTCGTCCCCGGGATGGCGACGAGTGCGCTCTTCGCGTTCCTGGCCAGTTGGACGGAGTTCCTCGGGGCCCTGACGTTCCTCACCGACGACAAGCTCTACACGCTGCCGCTGTCGCTGGTGAACCTGCAGGCCGGGGCCTACGGCGCGGTGAACTTCGGGTACCTCGTCGCGGGTGCGGTGGTCGCGATGGTTCCGTGCGTGATCCTCTACGTCGCCCTGCAACGGTTCTACGTCGCCGGCCTCGCCTCGGGGGCGGTCAAGGGCTGA
- a CDS encoding YciI family protein — translation MSFFVVTYAYSPDVAARDAVRPTHREWLASLGDALVLSGPTDAEGAFLVFEAATAADVEATLDADPFFVDGRIVAGRTVAGWTPVLGRAKDRL, via the coding sequence ATGTCCTTCTTCGTCGTGACCTACGCCTACTCCCCGGACGTCGCCGCCCGCGACGCCGTCCGCCCCACCCACCGCGAGTGGCTCGCCTCGCTGGGCGACGCCCTCGTCCTGTCCGGTCCGACCGACGCCGAGGGCGCGTTCCTCGTGTTCGAGGCCGCGACCGCCGCGGACGTCGAGGCGACCCTGGACGCCGATCCGTTCTTCGTGGACGGGCGGATCGTGGCGGGCCGGACCGTGGCCGGCTGGACCCCCGTGCTCGGACGGGCCAAGGACCGGCTCTGA
- a CDS encoding transcriptional regulator: protein MSVEPALDPAVQHPTKLAVVAFLSGCVEADFKTVRDRLELTDSALSRTLSGLEETGHVTVRKGFVGKRPRTWVSLTGEGRAKLAAHLAALQGIAAGAVALAADLPT, encoded by the coding sequence GTGAGCGTCGAACCGGCCCTCGACCCCGCGGTCCAGCACCCGACGAAGCTCGCCGTCGTCGCCTTCCTCTCCGGCTGCGTCGAGGCGGACTTCAAGACCGTCCGCGACCGGCTGGAACTCACCGACTCCGCGCTGTCCCGGACCCTGTCCGGTCTGGAGGAGACCGGCCACGTCACGGTCCGCAAGGGCTTCGTCGGCAAACGACCGCGCACCTGGGTCTCGTTGACGGGAGAAGGGCGCGCGAAGCTCGCCGCGCACCTCGCCGCCCTGCAGGGGATCGCGGCGGGCGCTGTGGCCCTGGCGGCCGACCTGCCCACCTGA
- the yczE gene encoding membrane protein YczE, translated as MRSPVLGARIARLLVGLGLYGVAEGLMVLAGIGVGPWTVFAQGVSRHTGIGLGWLANLIGLAVLVLWIPLRQRPGVGTVLNVLLVGTAIEATVDLLPAPHALLVRIPLFAVGLALLAVASGLYLGAGFGPGPRDGLMTGLHRRTGLPLWLARAIVEVSVLVVGWVLGGNVGVGTVAFALGVGPLVGFFVPRLTTVAATPARIVPVASGPCPSSS; from the coding sequence GTGAGAAGTCCAGTGCTCGGTGCCCGCATCGCCCGTCTCCTCGTCGGCCTCGGCCTCTACGGCGTGGCCGAGGGGCTGATGGTCCTCGCCGGGATCGGGGTCGGGCCGTGGACGGTCTTCGCGCAGGGGGTCTCGCGACACACCGGGATTGGCCTGGGCTGGCTCGCGAACCTCATCGGGCTCGCCGTCCTGGTGCTGTGGATCCCGTTGCGGCAGAGACCAGGAGTGGGGACCGTGCTGAACGTCCTGCTCGTGGGGACGGCGATCGAGGCGACGGTCGACCTGCTCCCCGCGCCGCACGCGCTGCTCGTCCGGATCCCGTTGTTCGCGGTCGGTCTGGCGCTGCTGGCGGTCGCGAGCGGGCTCTACCTCGGGGCGGGTTTCGGGCCGGGGCCGCGGGACGGGCTGATGACCGGCCTGCACCGGCGGACCGGTCTGCCCCTCTGGCTGGCCCGGGCGATCGTCGAGGTGTCGGTCCTGGTGGTCGGCTGGGTCCTGGGCGGCAACGTCGGGGTCGGCACGGTGGCGTTCGCGCTGGGGGTCGGACCGCTCGTGGGGTTCTTCGTGCCGCGGCTGACCACCGTCGCCGCGACGCCGGCGAGGATCGTCCCGGTAGCGTCCGGGCCATGTCCTTCTTCGTCGTGA
- a CDS encoding carbohydrate ABC transporter permease, with product MSTLTRPPIDRRPKSLTHPPLTGVLLTLPALAFVVVFVLVPLVFAVYMSLTNWPLIGSYHFIGLGNYAAVASDPVFWKSVGYTVLYTAIVTIPILVLGYVLAVVVRSNRRFSTVFRTVFFIPYVIGLTTLSFLMVLEAQPSSGAVNIVLKALGVTDGTTAWLADGPLATGLICVMIVWAVSGLTMVLLMGGMQGIPRDVYESAEMDGASWWQRERDITIPMLRRTIAMSLVISVIGSLLAFTQFYILTRGGPGTDTQSVVMYVYQRGFVQLQLGAASALSIVLVVVIGLVTAAQFRLLREKA from the coding sequence GTGAGCACGCTGACCAGACCCCCGATCGACCGTCGTCCGAAGTCCCTCACCCACCCGCCCCTGACCGGGGTGCTGCTGACCCTCCCGGCGCTGGCCTTCGTCGTCGTCTTCGTGCTGGTGCCGCTCGTCTTCGCGGTCTACATGTCGTTGACGAACTGGCCGCTGATCGGGTCCTACCACTTCATCGGTCTCGGCAACTACGCGGCCGTGGCCTCGGACCCGGTGTTCTGGAAGTCCGTCGGGTACACCGTCCTGTACACCGCGATCGTCACGATCCCGATCCTCGTGCTGGGCTACGTCCTGGCCGTCGTGGTGCGCAGCAACCGCCGGTTCTCGACGGTGTTCCGCACCGTCTTCTTCATCCCCTACGTCATCGGCCTGACGACCCTGAGCTTCCTCATGGTGCTCGAGGCGCAGCCGAGCTCGGGGGCGGTGAACATCGTCCTCAAGGCCCTCGGGGTCACCGACGGGACGACGGCGTGGCTGGCCGACGGCCCGCTCGCGACGGGCCTGATCTGCGTGATGATCGTGTGGGCCGTCTCCGGTCTCACCATGGTCCTGCTCATGGGCGGCATGCAGGGGATCCCGCGCGACGTCTACGAGTCGGCCGAGATGGACGGGGCGAGCTGGTGGCAACGGGAACGGGACATCACCATCCCGATGCTCCGCCGCACCATCGCGATGAGCCTGGTCATCTCCGTCATCGGCTCCCTGCTGGCGTTCACCCAGTTCTACATCCTCACCCGTGGTGGTCCGGGGACGGACACCCAGAGCGTCGTCATGTACGTCTACCAGCGCGGTTTCGTCCAGCTGCAGCTCGGCGCGGCGTCGGCGTTGTCGATCGTCCTCGTCGTGGTCATCGGCCTGGTCACCGCGGCCCAGTTCCGCCTGTTGCGAGAGAAGGCCTGA
- the yczR gene encoding MocR-like transcription factor YczR has protein sequence MPSLSASTLGHLLGDWRDTGSALRALAERIRLLLLDGRITSGTRLPAERELAAVLALSRTTVAAAYAHLRETGYVTSVRGSGSVIALPAVTPPGDARPAHVEIDLTRAALPAATTVLDLSRQAVEDLPRYLSGVGYDLVGLPELRTQLALRYTARGLATRPDEVLVTLGAQHAVGLLARALTSPGDRVLVESPGYPHALDAVRAVGGRPVAVPVAPTTATSPGGWDQESLEEAFARTRPALGYLMPGFHNPTGSVMPAAQRRRVCELARRYGTRLVVDETTNDLAIDGEVPPPFPSDVIHVGSAAKTLWGGLRIGWIRADAATVRRLAERRSPWELGTPVLDQLVVARALPDLDAVLAARGVELRARRDALLSEVGDRLPEWELPVVPGGLALWVHLGRALSSPLAVAARRYGVHVTAGPRFGVDGAFERYLRLPFGADPETLREAVARLAHAWNDVRATAPSPSPFAVLV, from the coding sequence GTGCCCAGCCTGTCCGCGTCCACCCTCGGCCACCTCCTCGGCGACTGGCGCGACACCGGCTCGGCCCTGCGGGCGCTCGCCGAGCGGATCCGGTTGCTGCTGCTGGACGGGCGCATCACCTCGGGCACCCGGTTGCCCGCCGAGCGTGAGCTCGCCGCCGTCCTCGCGCTCAGCCGGACGACCGTCGCCGCGGCCTACGCGCACCTGCGCGAGACCGGGTACGTCACCAGCGTGCGAGGTTCCGGCAGCGTGATCGCCCTCCCCGCCGTCACACCCCCGGGGGACGCCCGACCCGCCCACGTCGAGATCGACCTGACCCGGGCGGCCCTGCCCGCCGCCACCACCGTCCTCGACCTCTCCCGGCAAGCGGTCGAGGACCTGCCCCGCTACCTCTCCGGAGTCGGCTACGACCTCGTCGGCCTCCCGGAACTACGCACGCAGCTCGCCCTGCGCTACACCGCGCGAGGTCTGGCGACGCGGCCGGACGAGGTCCTCGTGACCCTCGGCGCCCAGCACGCCGTCGGCCTGCTGGCCCGGGCCCTGACCTCCCCCGGGGACCGGGTGCTGGTCGAGTCCCCGGGGTACCCCCACGCCCTGGACGCCGTCCGCGCCGTGGGGGGTCGTCCGGTCGCCGTCCCCGTGGCACCGACGACCGCCACGTCGCCGGGAGGCTGGGACCAGGAGTCGCTCGAGGAGGCCTTCGCCCGCACCCGCCCCGCGCTCGGGTACCTGATGCCGGGGTTCCACAACCCCACCGGCTCGGTGATGCCCGCCGCGCAGCGCCGGCGGGTCTGCGAACTCGCCCGCCGCTACGGGACCCGGCTCGTCGTCGACGAGACCACCAACGACCTCGCGATCGACGGGGAGGTCCCGCCCCCGTTCCCCTCCGACGTGATCCACGTCGGCTCGGCGGCCAAGACCCTCTGGGGTGGCCTGCGGATCGGCTGGATCCGGGCCGACGCCGCCACCGTCCGCCGCCTCGCCGAACGTCGCTCCCCGTGGGAACTCGGGACCCCGGTCCTCGACCAGCTCGTCGTCGCCCGGGCCCTGCCGGACCTCGACGCGGTCCTGGCCGCACGGGGCGTCGAACTCCGGGCCCGCCGCGACGCCCTCCTCTCGGAGGTCGGCGACCGGTTGCCCGAGTGGGAACTCCCCGTCGTGCCGGGTGGCCTGGCGTTGTGGGTGCACCTCGGCCGCGCGCTCAGCTCGCCGTTGGCGGTCGCCGCGCGCCGCTACGGCGTGCACGTCACCGCGGGCCCGCGCTTCGGGGTGGACGGCGCGTTCGAGCGCTACCTGCGGCTGCCGTTCGGGGCCGACCCGGAGACCCTGCGCGAGGCGGTGGCCAGGCTCGCGCACGCCTGGAACGACGTCCGGGCGACGGCCCCCTCGCCGTCGCCCTTCGCCGTCCTCGTCTGA
- a CDS encoding ABC transporter substrate-binding protein, with amino-acid sequence MELHRRNVLGLGGLAALATLLPACASALPETDVTAAGFGENATGTVRLWCRAATVVGVRQTVDAFNASQDRVTVEVTPVLDGQYVTKLATAIRGGNVPDIVDIDDINSMLFIYRDSFTDLTPLVQQLGFADQLNPGQLRLAVRNDKNYGIPYIADNSAVFYNTELFEKVGLDPLEHTQDIDGMLEAARAIGDLGDGTYGWSVEGNSAGILGFVVQPHIWAADEPNIVGDVGAQKGAIEGNDAIRRTFDFYRTMWKEKLMPQANFSGDGSRWGADFRDGKVGMFPSNFSLAVLNATPEMQAKTGVVLLPGPDGGRATFAGGDNLCIPRGAPNASGAWEFAKFALDVPQQQNLPAGGYIPVRSDAATPEYREKFPLAVAPLDGIAGAYAPTTLAYNLLFNQQDSPWIAAFRRAVFDDDLDGALAQGQKDFDRILEQAQL; translated from the coding sequence ATGGAGCTCCACCGCAGGAACGTGCTCGGACTGGGCGGACTCGCAGCGCTGGCAACCTTGCTACCGGCCTGTGCGTCCGCTCTGCCCGAAACCGACGTCACCGCCGCGGGTTTCGGTGAGAACGCCACCGGGACCGTGCGGTTGTGGTGCCGGGCGGCGACGGTCGTCGGTGTCCGGCAGACCGTCGATGCCTTCAACGCCTCCCAGGACCGGGTGACCGTCGAGGTCACCCCGGTCCTGGACGGGCAGTACGTCACCAAGCTCGCCACGGCCATCCGGGGCGGGAACGTGCCGGACATCGTCGACATCGACGACATCAACTCGATGTTGTTCATCTACCGCGACTCGTTCACCGACCTGACCCCGCTGGTGCAGCAGCTCGGCTTCGCGGACCAGCTCAACCCCGGTCAGCTCCGGTTGGCCGTTCGGAACGACAAGAACTACGGGATCCCCTACATCGCGGACAACTCCGCGGTGTTCTACAACACCGAACTGTTCGAGAAGGTCGGCCTCGACCCGCTGGAGCACACCCAGGACATCGACGGGATGCTCGAGGCCGCCCGTGCGATCGGCGATCTCGGTGACGGCACCTACGGCTGGTCCGTCGAGGGGAACTCCGCGGGGATCCTCGGTTTCGTCGTCCAGCCGCACATCTGGGCCGCGGACGAACCGAACATCGTCGGCGACGTGGGGGCGCAGAAGGGGGCGATCGAGGGCAACGACGCGATCCGGCGGACCTTCGACTTCTACCGGACGATGTGGAAGGAGAAGCTCATGCCGCAGGCGAACTTCTCCGGCGACGGTTCCCGCTGGGGGGCCGACTTCCGGGACGGGAAGGTCGGCATGTTCCCGTCGAACTTCTCCTTGGCGGTCCTGAACGCCACACCCGAGATGCAGGCCAAGACCGGGGTCGTGCTGCTGCCCGGCCCGGACGGGGGCCGGGCGACGTTCGCCGGCGGGGACAACCTCTGCATCCCCCGCGGTGCGCCCAACGCGTCGGGGGCGTGGGAGTTCGCCAAGTTCGCCCTCGACGTGCCGCAGCAGCAGAACCTGCCGGCCGGGGGCTACATCCCGGTGCGTTCCGACGCCGCGACGCCGGAGTACCGGGAGAAGTTCCCGTTGGCCGTCGCCCCGCTCGACGGGATCGCCGGCGCCTACGCGCCGACGACGCTCGCCTACAACCTGCTCTTCAACCAGCAGGACTCGCCCTGGATCGCCGCCTTCCGCCGGGCCGTCTTCGACGACGACCTCGACGGAGCGCTGGCGCAGGGGCAGAAGGACTTCGACCGCATCCTGGAACAGGCCCAATTGTGA
- a CDS encoding GTP pyrophosphokinase, with product MGVVSVETGENSYGAADLEAFRRVREDFVRFMMAYRFAVDEVLTKVSILREEFTHLHRYNPIEHVTSRVKSPTSILEKVVRRGLDPSFETIREHITDIAGVRITCSFIADTYRMLEILTGQADIRVLAVKDYIAHPKPNGYKSLHAIVEIPVFLSDGPVPVTVEVQIRTIAMDFWASLEHKIYYKYDGEVPGHLAASLTEAAAVAEQMDRRMEELHTEVRSLAPDVGEAAPELGIDDRVLRQLLALSGGTPA from the coding sequence ATGGGCGTGGTGTCCGTGGAGACGGGAGAGAACTCCTACGGTGCAGCCGATCTCGAGGCGTTCCGTCGCGTCCGTGAGGACTTCGTCCGGTTCATGATGGCCTACCGCTTCGCCGTCGACGAGGTGCTGACGAAGGTCTCGATCCTGCGCGAGGAGTTCACCCACCTGCACCGCTACAACCCCATCGAGCACGTGACGTCCCGGGTGAAGTCCCCGACGAGCATCCTCGAGAAGGTCGTCCGCCGTGGGCTGGACCCGTCGTTCGAGACCATCCGCGAACACATCACCGACATCGCGGGGGTCCGCATCACCTGCAGCTTCATCGCCGACACGTACCGGATGCTCGAGATCCTCACGGGACAGGCGGACATCCGCGTCCTGGCCGTCAAGGACTACATCGCGCACCCGAAACCCAACGGCTACAAGAGCCTGCACGCCATCGTCGAGATCCCGGTGTTCCTCTCCGACGGCCCCGTCCCGGTGACGGTGGAGGTCCAGATCCGGACGATCGCCATGGACTTCTGGGCCAGCCTGGAGCACAAGATCTACTACAAGTACGACGGCGAGGTCCCCGGTCACCTGGCCGCGAGCCTCACCGAGGCCGCGGCGGTCGCCGAGCAGATGGACCGCCGGATGGAGGAACTGCACACCGAGGTGCGTTCCCTCGCCCCGGACGTCGGGGAGGCCGCACCCGAACTCGGGATCGACGACCGGGTGCTCCGTCAGCTCCTGGCGCTCTCCGGCGGTACCCCGGCCTGA
- a CDS encoding glycoside hydrolase family 127 protein yields the protein MTSTTAGPDLTVNSTAGAPAAPTADAAVVLHPVPLGASRITSGFWFERQEANRRQAIRTGYEKLETAGNLRNLRIAAGTEQGEVKGPIFMDSDVYKWLEAAGWEYGRGADEQILAWIREVSDVAAAAQAEDGYLDSVQQVRGKGERYVDLPWSHEHYCAGHLFQAAVAVHRGTGETRLLDVAVKLADHLVATFGAGKTEEVDGHPVVEMGLVELFRETGKREYLDLATWFVDARGTGIIERLHGKEPTYFSDRVPVREQTSPEGHSVRAVYFTAGAADVAAETSDAGLLAALTTQWEGMVASKTYVTGGIGSRWDFEQFGDHYELGPDRAYAETCAAIGSVQWTWRMLLATGDSRYADLVERTLYNAFLPGVSLTGTEYFYVNALQLRHGAHAEEERSATHGRRAWFDCACCPPNIMRTLSSLDAYVATSSAQGVQVHQFTTGTIEAAGATLAVTTDYPWDGTVRVEVTATPGEFELALRVPAWAEGATATVNGADVAVTVGEYLRVQREFAVGDVVELVLPMTVRVVEADTRVDSVRGSVVVERGPLVYAVEQADLPADLPADDLRVRVSELRGAVSEHRADLLEGVTVLQLPVHVALAAASGPLYRPAGDDPAPEAAEETLLVPAIPYYAWANRELGAMRVWFPRA from the coding sequence ATGACCAGCACGACCGCTGGGCCCGACCTGACCGTGAACAGCACCGCCGGCGCCCCCGCGGCGCCGACGGCCGACGCCGCCGTCGTCCTGCACCCCGTCCCGCTCGGCGCCTCGCGCATCACCAGCGGCTTCTGGTTCGAACGCCAGGAGGCCAACCGCCGCCAGGCCATCCGAACGGGCTACGAGAAGCTCGAGACGGCCGGCAACCTGCGCAACCTGCGGATCGCCGCGGGAACGGAGCAGGGCGAGGTCAAGGGTCCGATCTTCATGGACTCCGACGTCTACAAGTGGCTCGAGGCCGCCGGCTGGGAGTACGGGCGCGGCGCGGACGAGCAGATCCTCGCCTGGATCCGCGAGGTCAGCGACGTCGCCGCCGCCGCGCAGGCCGAGGACGGCTACCTCGACTCCGTCCAGCAGGTCCGTGGGAAGGGCGAGCGCTACGTCGACCTGCCCTGGAGCCACGAGCACTACTGCGCCGGGCACCTCTTCCAGGCCGCCGTCGCCGTCCACCGCGGCACCGGCGAGACCCGCCTGCTCGACGTCGCCGTGAAGCTGGCCGACCACCTCGTCGCCACCTTCGGCGCCGGCAAGACGGAGGAGGTCGACGGCCACCCCGTCGTCGAGATGGGCCTGGTCGAACTCTTCCGCGAGACGGGGAAGCGGGAGTACCTCGACCTCGCCACCTGGTTCGTCGACGCCCGCGGCACGGGGATCATCGAGCGGCTGCACGGCAAGGAACCCACGTACTTCTCCGACCGCGTCCCCGTGCGCGAGCAGACCTCGCCCGAGGGCCACTCGGTCCGCGCCGTGTACTTCACCGCCGGTGCCGCCGACGTCGCGGCCGAGACCTCCGACGCCGGGTTGCTCGCCGCCCTCACCACGCAGTGGGAGGGGATGGTCGCCTCGAAGACCTACGTGACCGGCGGCATCGGGTCCCGTTGGGACTTCGAACAGTTCGGCGACCACTACGAACTCGGCCCGGACCGGGCCTACGCCGAGACCTGCGCCGCGATCGGCAGCGTCCAGTGGACCTGGCGGATGCTGCTGGCGACGGGGGACTCCCGCTACGCCGACCTCGTCGAACGCACCCTCTACAACGCGTTCCTGCCCGGGGTCTCGCTCACCGGGACGGAGTACTTCTACGTCAACGCGCTGCAGTTGCGCCACGGTGCGCACGCCGAGGAGGAACGCAGCGCGACCCACGGTCGACGCGCGTGGTTCGACTGCGCCTGCTGCCCGCCCAACATCATGCGGACGCTGTCCAGCCTCGACGCCTACGTGGCCACCAGCTCGGCCCAGGGCGTGCAGGTCCACCAGTTCACGACCGGCACGATCGAGGCGGCCGGAGCCACGCTCGCCGTCACCACCGACTACCCCTGGGACGGCACCGTACGCGTCGAGGTCACCGCGACCCCGGGCGAGTTCGAACTCGCCCTGCGCGTGCCGGCCTGGGCCGAGGGTGCCACCGCGACCGTCAACGGTGCCGACGTCGCCGTGACGGTGGGGGAGTACCTGCGCGTCCAGCGCGAGTTCGCCGTCGGTGACGTCGTGGAACTCGTGCTGCCGATGACGGTCCGCGTCGTCGAGGCCGACACCCGGGTCGACTCCGTCCGTGGTTCCGTCGTCGTCGAACGCGGCCCCCTCGTCTACGCGGTCGAGCAGGCCGACCTCCCGGCCGACCTGCCCGCCGACGACCTGCGGGTCCGCGTCTCCGAGCTGCGCGGAGCGGTGTCGGAACACCGCGCCGACCTGCTGGAGGGCGTCACCGTCCTTCAGCTGCCCGTGCACGTGGCCCTCGCCGCGGCCAGCGGCCCGCTCTACCGTCCGGCCGGGGACGACCCGGCCCCCGAAGCCGCCGAGGAGACCCTCCTCGTGCCGGCCATCCCGTACTACGCGTGGGCCAACCGTGAACTCGGTGCCATGCGGGTCTGGTTCCCACGGGCCTGA